TTTAGCCAGGAGCGGAGGTCTCGCCTCCAAGCTCGGCGACGGTGGCCCGGTAGTGACCAATGGTCGCAGCAAGGACTcctttgaccgagtccaaatgccTCATCGTCAGAGAAAGCTGCTCCCTCACCGCTGCTGCGGATTCCTTCTCGGAGGcaagctctcgccggagaccctcaGCCAGCTCATTCGCCCTACGGGCCTGCTCGACGGACAAAACCTCCGCCTCCTGGGCCTTGGCGAGATTGACCCTTAGGCCatccttttctcgctccttctccgTCAGAGACAGGCGGAGAGCCGTATGAGAGTTCGACAGactccctttttcaccttccaggcgctcgattTCCACCTTAAGCGCTTCGATCACAGCGTCATGATTGGAGACCTCGCGGGtacagcgctcttccataacaacacccgtgtgatacccctgcgacAAAAAAAACCCAAAGCGATCAGCAACGGAATCAAGAACAAGTCTAGAAGCGAGCGTacacaaaaaataataaaacaaggaAAGGGGCAAAACCGCCGGAGACGCACCAGACTCTGGTGTTCCAAGTGAACGCGAAGAAGCTGGAAGAAATCCAtatccctcagacgctgtttgaagcgatctgttcaaagaagaacaaacaaacacgaaacgatgaggtgagaaaagcaaatctcacgttaaacgcaccaacagccaaagaccacctccgacgtctccaagaatggctagataacactcctcccaacctgagatagaagtgtcggaggagcctacgtaaaaaaacaacaacaacaacagcttagGTCAGAGGGCAGATCACAAACAGGCCAGATGATGATCAAGATAAAAACATTTTTACTTACTCGGACCCGGCGCCGTCAGCCTCGGTTGCCCCGGACTGAACCTAGCGCCAGCGGCGGCTGCTCACTCCTCCGGGGTGagaagtccagccatgacatcacctgcaaAGCAGCAGATGCATAGTATTGGCACTTAGCACAATACGCAAAGGAATGAACTAGGCGAAGACAATAAACACAAGGATGTGcaccaaacaaacttactcataaaaagcctagGCAGGGCAGCTTGCCGCGCCCTCTGAGCAGAGGTCTCCGCCGTATCATgtggcgaaggcccaaagggccggaCTTCCTCAGCCAGCGGCCCGGCGGGCAGAGGACTCAAAGAAGGCCGAGCCGCCGGAGCCTCCTCAGCAAGAGTGGGCTCTAGCCGCCCGACGTCAGCCACAGGCACGGGCAAAGGCGTGGCGGTGGCAGGGGACGAAGGAACATGCCGTGGGATGGCCTCCGTGTCCTCTTCAAAGCTTGAGCATAGCCCGCCAAGAACGTCGGGCATAGGCTCGACGGCGCTATCATCCGGCTGTTCGTCGATGCTCgtagcaccatgcgaggagcgcATTGGGACAACGCCAGTCTCCGGACGCCCAGCACCGCTCATAGCCCCACTTGTCGGGCACACCGGAGCTATGGGAGAGCCGCGATCCCCTCCACTCGCAACTCGAGCGTCCGTTGATGGGGCGGAGGAGCTCTCAACATCTTCGCTGCCAGCGGAGGCAGCGCCCACACTGCCAGTAGAAGACAAGGCCAGCGCAATCAATGGGGCtccgcttttcttcttctttttcatagGCGCCCGAGAGCCgacggcgcccttcctctttttAGACTCGGCCTCCGCTGTAACATTCTTTGcataggccttcttcttcttcttctcaatcgagGCTAGGACCTCAGTAGGAACCTCACGCTCCCGGTAGATgatcccgacctcctcaaaaactcgattgagccgtggcatggtgcctgccacggccatcCGAGACATGTACTCACGCTCGaaaatcttgccaaccaaccctatgGCGACCTCCTCAACTTCAGAGACGAAACCGTCCTccatcaccccctcccccaaagaccgACCGAAGCGAGGGAACGAATCCTGGCCTCCGGCTCGAAAACGGGAACCTTgacctgttccagctgaaaaggtGGGTTGTTTTGCccaagggccagtagttggaggccatgatctcctccaccagatcgcggCCACTAGAGTAGCGGCACGCTACCGCAAAAGCCTAATCACAGGCCTCCCGCGTCAGAGACACCTCCTCCAGCGGATCCACGCGTGTGagtggcgccatctcctccatccgagaagtcaatggatactccaaGAGCTCCTCGCCATCCTCAGTTGTGCTGCGGACCCCGtaagtcttcacgtagaaccattgctcgagGCAGCCGCGGTcacacttgcccttctggcaaaaagagatctccaggcggtccacgccttggttcctcttagacatgaaagtgcaactaccatactggtaggtcacctccacctccttgccatctcgcaccttcttcttcttcttcttcggctgcttctgtagttcatagtacgtgcaaaaggtgtccacatccAGCTCGGCACCGTAAAAGACgcacgcccagcagaatttgctaagtgtcaggaaagcagtgggagtcagatgatggagctggacgttgaaggtctccaacacccggcgaaGGAAGGGAATGTAAGGAAACCGGAGGCCGTAGGTGAAGAAGTCTCGAAAGACCACCGCATATCCTTCCTTCAGCTCCGGAACAGTCTAACCCCatggagggatttttaccctggaagaaggaaaacatgactccttTAGCATCTCCGCGATTGCCTCCTCAGTAATAGAGGATGGGCCGAAGtcccaagactttatcgccatgtctccggagtccacggcgatcaggtctccgatagacgtagagacactccccaaatcctcctccactagcttttccaactccaacgcggaggtagaggcaagcatgcactcctcaaagtgcACACCCCAGCCGACGGCCCTAACGTCGAGAAGGTGGCGGTAGGGTCCGGAGAAGGTGGGCTGGCGAGTTTGGGCAGAGGCGGAAAGGAAAGCCACCGCGACAGCAACCTAAGCACGAGACGTGAACAGAAAGACGGAACGCGCGAGGGCAGCAAGAGGCGAAAGCGAAGAGGGCAGAGAGCGATTTCTCGGACACAATAAAAGTGAATGAGCGGTGTGGGGGGGGGACCCCGCTGCCAAaagcacccttatataggcagcgggcaGGCGGTCCGACTCCCACCACACAACGGTCACCTTTGGAAGATTCGCCCGctgcacaacggtcacctccAAAAAAGTCGCAGGGAATGCAACGGACACTGACATGGTGGAAACGGCCGCAACGTACGGCAACGGCTAGATTTGTCGCCCAATGGCTACTCTCAACGAGACCAACGGCTATGCCAGAGCGAGCCagggggaagtagcggggcctcgctcgaagacaccaaaggcggcctccgccctcgCGGATGCCTTTGgccaaggcgttttgagctcacggcacgctccggcgaaccatggtctcaaaaggggggaactgttgtaacatggcttcggcgggtggcgaaggcccccgGTAGtggggtgtcgccaaggcgtcttcgaccgtcttagggcggagacccggcgctgactaaaggaactttcccggctatgctcgaagggtgctgaatctccttttcatcgcggactccgccaaggccaggcatgcatcccgccgaccgctcaggcgggcgtctccggtattacaggcggaggccgccttatctctaaactaatcaaacaaacgatcttgcctaagtgtgcgcaggtactcaagcgcaggcgctCGCGGTCCGCGCAAGCGCGCCAGTATGGCCCctacgcggccgggcggagacctacggatgatgtctccgcccggaccggcggagaGTCTCCAAGGCGACGGTGCGCCActgaaggcggaggccagcggccgggcggagacctgcgGATGATGCCTCCGCCAGGACCAGCGAAGATTCTCCAAGGGAATGGCGCgcccctgaaggcggaggccagcggcgagaaccatggcccccgcgcggccgggcggagacccgcgGGTAATGTCTCCGAccgtccggcggagacccgccgaggcagcggcgcgccccgggagatgaaggccagcgccagggacccaggcctttgggccgaagaccgagcTACAGTGGACCGGCTGCTCATGGAAGCCCATCACTTGAAGacggtatggcaggattgccccgcgaacaagaggctagcgtcgaaatattccaggaatgtactgtagcagttgaggggcattgtaataaattatgttatgtagtagttgagtcctataaataggggacacttgtaaccgtggaggtgggttggtggatgaattaatgaaaccatagtTTTTCGTATCATTCCCTTACTCACCACTCTCCCCCCTATCGTtctatcccgagcctccgcccgaggccgaccgtccgacgggcggaggcctcggtctctTCCACGCAGTTTGAAACCGCTAGTTTCAACAATTGTTGTAGGACAGATCTAGGTGAAGCAGCGATGTAGAATTACCTAAAACCTCTGGGATTGTTCTGGATAAATTGTTGTGGCCAAGATACAACTCTTGCATGTTGGTAAGGGTAGCCACATTGCTAGGGATGCTTCCATTCAGTTTGTTGTCCATCAAGTTAAGTACAGTCAAGCCCACCATGTTCTTGAATGTAGCAGGTATGCTTCCttgcagtggcggatgcacgatgcgggatgaGGGGAGCTAAAataatggagatgttgatttacaTGAAggtttaatggtgaaatcaagcttttgctacagtgattatgcttgaaatcaagccattagggggggctggagcccccccagccccccctttggaccCGCCGCTGCTTCCTTGGAATGAATTTCCATCCAATAAGAGGATTTCCATGACCCTGCAGTTGCCAATAGTATCAGGTATCTCACCTGACAATTTGTTTCCTGACAAGATGAGCTGTCCGAGATGTACCAAACTACCGACTTCTAATGGGAGTGGTCCCTCCAGCATGTTGTTGGACAGATCGAGACCCATTGAGATCGATGGCTGCTCCATAATTTCGTTAGGAATCAAGTCACTAAGGTTGCTATTTGACAAATCTAGGGCTAAAAGTTTGCTCAACTTTCCAATGCTTGGTGGAATTGGCCCCTTCAAGCTGTTGTCCTTTGCAGAAAGTTGAAGTAGACTAGAAAGGTTTCCGATGGAGGATGGTAGATGTCCTGAGAGGTAGTTTGAATGGAGGAGTAGCCTCTGCAGTAATGTAAGCTTCCCTATGCTTTCAGGAATGACCCCAGTGAGCAAGGTTTTTCGAAAATCAAGCATCTGAAGACTTGCCAAATTTCCAATATCTGATGGGATGACACCAGATATGTTGTTGTAGGGAATCTGTAGCCACTGGAGATTAGTGGACAAATTTGCCAAAGAACGTGGCAGCTTCCCTGAAAACCTGTTCCATCCAAAGGACAGGTGCTGTAATCTGCTACAATTCGTCAAAGAACCAATAAATTCCCACCCTTCCTCATTGTTTGCCTCTAACATGCTGTGATGCAGAAAAAACACTTCAAGTTGTTGCAATCTGCCCAATTCAGCAGGAATAACTCCAGTAAAATTATTAAATCCCAAGTCAATAAGCTGGAGCCTGGACAGATTGGTTAGC
Above is a genomic segment from Miscanthus floridulus cultivar M001 chromosome 3, ASM1932011v1, whole genome shotgun sequence containing:
- the LOC136541579 gene encoding uncharacterized protein, which encodes MEDGFVSEVEEVAIGLVGKIFEREYMSRMAVAGTMPRLNRVFEEVGIIYREREVPTEVLASIEKKKKKAYAKNVTAEAESKKRKGAVGSRAPMKKKKKSGAPLIALALSSTGSVGAASAGSEDVESSSAPSTDARVASGGDRGSPIAPVCPTSGAMSGAGRPETGVVPMRSSHGATSIDEQPDDSAVEPMPDVLGGLCSSFEEDTEAIPRHVPSSPATATPLPVPVADVGRLEPTLAEEAPAARPSLSPLPAGPLAEEVRPFGPSPHDTAETSAQRARQAALPRLFMSDVMAGLLTPEE